Proteins encoded together in one Euwallacea similis isolate ESF13 chromosome 12, ESF131.1, whole genome shotgun sequence window:
- the LOC136412345 gene encoding solute carrier family 25 member 3-like encodes MAFFSSLLPKAWCQPTESTPAAPQNQTGLVKSLVAGRQIAAAAVAEGDSCEFASLHYFALCGLGGVLSCGITHTAVVPLDLVKCRIQVDPAKYKSVFNGFKITLAEDGARGLAKGWAPTFFGYSAQGLCKFGLYEVFKVWYTNLIGEENAFLYRTWLYLGASASAEFFADIALSPMEAAKVKIQTTPGFANTLREAWPRIMREEGVNGFYKSLVPLWMRQIPYTMMKFACFERTVELLYKYVVPKPRADCSKPEQLVVTFAAGYIAGVFCAIVSHPADTVVSKLNQEKGSTAIEAAKKLGFAGLWKGLPPRIVMIGTLTALQWFIYDAFKVAMRMPRPPPPEMPESLKKKLAVEGKQA; translated from the exons ATGGCGTTTTTCTCCTCATTGCTTCCAAAGGCATGGTGCCAACCAACTGAAAGCACCCCTGCAGCACCACAAAATCAGACAG GCCTTGTAAAATCTCTTGTTGCCGGAAGACAAATCGCGGCTGCTGCAGTTGCTGAAGGGGACAGCTGCGAATTCGCATCACTTCATTATTTCGCCCTTTGCGGGTTAGGAG GAGTTCTTTCTTGTGGTATCACTCACACTGCTGTAGTGCCACTCGATCTGGTAAAATGTCGTATCCAAGTCGACCCTGCCAAATACAAATCTGTGTTTAATG GATTTAAAATTACTCTAGCTGAGGATGGAGCCAGAGGATTGGCTAAAGGATGGGCCCCCACTTTCTTTGGTTATTCCGCCCAAGGTTTATGCAAGTTCGGTCTCTATGAAGTCTTTAAG gTGTGGTACACCAATCTTATTGGAGAAGAAAATGCGTTCTTATATCGTACTTGGTTGTACCTTGGCGCATCAGCCTCTGCTGAATTCTTCGCCGACATCGCATTGTCTCCTATGGAGGCTGCCAAGGTTAAAATCCAAACGACTCCCGGCTTTGCCAACACATTGAGGGAAGCCTGGCCCAGAATTATGAGGGAAGAGG GTGTAAACGGTTTCTACAAATCTCTGGTTCCTTTATGGATGAGGCAAATTCCTTACACCATGATGAAATTCGCATGCTTCGAACGTACAGTTGAACTATTGTATAAATATGTCGTCCCCAAACCTCG ggCTGATTGCTCCAAACCTGAACAGTTAGTGGTTACATTTGCTGCTGGTTACATTGCTGGTGTGTTCTGTGCCATTGTTTCCCATCCGGCTGACACCGTTGTCAGTAAATTGAACCAAGAAAAG GGATCTACAGCTATAGAAGCAGCCAAGAAACTAGGTTTCGCCGGCTTGTGGAAAGGTCTCCCACCCAGGATAGTCATGATCGGTACCCTTACCGCACTTCAATGGTTCATCTATGACGCCTTCAAG GTTGCCATGCGTATGCCCAGACCACCACCACCAGAAATGCCCGAGTCATTGAAAAAGAAGCTTGCTGTTGAGGGCAAACAGGCTTAA
- the LOC136412645 gene encoding spindle assembly abnormal protein 6 homolog, whose product MLKMSGKESCLYSGSHLIPIFLGEGYTDDRNLTINILDFEDKLQIKLRDSSDHSFNFTEYIDPGDFELLRHKQSLDINYSEFKTNVVDMLNQFRKKEMFLKCELYDKKCTMVFFTKSKIKSIIYLTLDLRLTDQKEIVAEMYLEIDKLQGLNKRLHNQLLKMQQTVKERELEIQNLQQARQSVVEKFHKDLANVDQLFTMKCNQFQSSLFYKLSRFKDKIVELQKKVDILKQENHLKASSSDRLIKTLETLRLENIDYSTSIDSLKRENTSLNILRVTLERNVADLKKSLEDTQNLHRNFEIKKTELETDLEKLSIIIAQKDSKISELSKDLVQANNMIVRFSNECDTRDQQLHEYEEDVTIKEKIIMDQKCQIKQILNSFEQYKVDFNFEKFEDTKRNLLMSQKNVDDLKEELRKLNKINAILTQKVSQAGYLIK is encoded by the exons atgctaaaaatgtcTGGAAAAGAATCATGTTTATACAGCGGCAGTCATTTAATTCCGATATTTCTTGGAGAGGGTTACACAGATGATAGAAATTTGACTATAAACATATTAGATTTTGAGGATAAACTG CAAATCAAACTTCGGGATTCATCTGATCATTCCTTCAACTTTACAGAATATATCGATCCAGGAGATTTTGAGTTGTTACGACACAAACAGTCACTGGACATAAATTATTCAGAGTTTAAGACAAATGTGGTTGATATGCTGAATCAGTTCAGAAAAAaggaaat GTTCTTGAAATGCGAGTTATATGACAAGAAATGCACAATGGTGTTCTTTacaaaatccaaaataaaaagcaTAATTTACCTCACATTAGACTTACGGTTAACGGATCAAAAGGAGATTGTCGCTGAGATGTATTTGGAAATTGATAAACTACAG GGTTTGAACAAGAGGCTTCACAATCAGTTATTAAAGATGCAACAAACGGTAAAAGAAAGAGAGCTGGAGATTCAGAATCTCCAACAGGCAAGACAGTCAGTTgtggaaaaatttcataaa GATCTTGCGAATGTTGACCAATTATTCACCATGAAATGTAACCAATTCCAAAGCAGCTTGTTTTATAAACTAAGTagatttaaagataaaatagtTGAGCTGCAGAAGAAAGTAGATATTTTAAAGCAAGAGAACCACTTGAAAGCCAGTTCTAGTGACCGGTTGATCAAAACTCTGGAAACTTTGAGATTAGAGAATATTGATTACAGTACCTCAATCGACAGCTTGAAAAGAGAAAATACTTCACTAAACATTTTAAGGGTGACCTTAGAACGAAATGTGgcagatttgaaaaaatcgctGGAGGACACTCAAAATCTTCATCGAAATTTTGAGATAAAGAAG acTGAACTAGAAACAGATTTAGAAAAGCTTAGTATTATAATTGCACAGAAAGACAGTAAGATTAGTGAACTCTCAAAAGACCTTGTTCAAGCCAACAATATGATCGTAAGATTTAGCAATGAGTGTGATACTAGAGATCAGCAG CTTCACGAATATGAAGAAGATGTCACCATTAAGGAGAAAATTATTATGGACCAAAAGTGTCaaataaaacagattttaaattcatttgaaCAGTACAAAGTGGATTtcaatttcgagaaatttgaaGACACGAAGCGGAACCTTCTCATGTCACAGAAGAATGTAGACGATTTGAAAGAAGAACTTCGCAAGCTGAACAAAA taaaTGCCATTCTGACACAAAAAGTGAGCCAAGCtggatatttaataaagtag